Proteins from a single region of Dysosmobacter acutus:
- a CDS encoding substrate-binding domain-containing protein: protein MKRIWTLLLSLVMVVALLGGCGNGGASGSGSASGSGSAASGSQTPSGDGMVSQLYDSVDQALSAQLGQIPAASGEEKFGAVIISLTNPFWVTMKDCYESAAQELGVTIDVQTGTTEGDTQSQLDVLMTMADMDYDVILVSPIDGTNLIPGIVKCNENGVKVINLGPGVDTDALAEAGGHLDGKITVNFKEQGQTVANDIIARLSSGGEVAILQGLTGAGQSEGRTAGATEVLEAAEGIDLVASVPCDWDATKAYDATKDILTEHPELKAIFACNDVMALAAVEALGAEGRSDVLVYGVDFTEDSRAAMKEGTMTGSMSYSSVKYTEAALKMAVAMAQGTEYADPIYLPLTLVSVDNVREMDDWK, encoded by the coding sequence ATGAAAAGGATATGGACTCTCCTGCTGTCCCTTGTAATGGTGGTGGCCCTGTTGGGCGGCTGCGGAAATGGCGGAGCATCCGGCTCCGGCAGCGCATCCGGCTCCGGCAGCGCCGCGTCCGGAAGCCAGACTCCGTCCGGAGACGGCATGGTGAGCCAGCTCTACGACTCCGTGGACCAGGCCCTCTCCGCGCAGCTGGGCCAGATTCCCGCCGCCAGCGGCGAGGAGAAGTTCGGCGCGGTCATCATCTCCCTCACGAACCCGTTTTGGGTGACCATGAAGGACTGCTATGAATCGGCTGCTCAGGAGCTGGGCGTCACCATCGACGTTCAGACCGGCACCACCGAAGGCGATACCCAGTCCCAGCTGGATGTGCTGATGACCATGGCCGATATGGACTACGATGTGATTTTGGTCTCTCCCATCGACGGCACCAACCTGATCCCCGGCATTGTGAAGTGCAATGAAAACGGCGTCAAGGTCATCAACCTGGGTCCCGGCGTGGACACGGACGCCCTGGCGGAGGCCGGCGGCCACCTGGACGGCAAGATCACCGTCAACTTTAAAGAGCAGGGTCAGACCGTGGCAAACGACATCATTGCCCGCCTGAGCTCCGGCGGCGAGGTCGCCATTTTGCAGGGCCTGACCGGCGCCGGTCAGTCTGAGGGCCGCACCGCCGGCGCCACCGAGGTGCTGGAAGCCGCCGAGGGCATTGACCTGGTGGCCTCGGTCCCCTGCGACTGGGATGCCACAAAGGCCTATGACGCTACCAAGGACATCCTCACCGAACACCCGGAGCTGAAAGCCATTTTTGCCTGCAACGACGTGATGGCGCTGGCCGCGGTGGAGGCGCTGGGCGCTGAGGGCCGCAGCGATGTGCTGGTGTACGGAGTGGACTTCACGGAGGACTCCCGTGCTGCCATGAAGGAGGGAACCATGACCGGTTCCATGTCCTACTCCAGCGTCAAGTACACCGAGGCCGCCCTGAAGATGGCCGTTGCCATGGCCCAGGGAACGGAGTACGCCGATCCCATCTACCTGCCTCTGACGCTGGTGAGCGTGGATAACGTCAGAGAGATGGACGACTGGAAATAA
- a CDS encoding ABC transporter permease has translation MKKHFARHASVWILVAFCLLLAGFLSLRTGSFFSWKNVVNILEANSYRMILAVGMTFVVASGAIDLSVGSILSLSAIVMAQAMHGGWSAAPSVAAGIIVGGALGAVNGTLIHLSRINALIITLATSFLYRGLALMLTLGAPVTKFSQAFRSFGCGDLFGMESGVTMAVLLIAASFPLMYKMRWGHYLTALGGNPEALRRSGVDTGRYRIGCFAAMGALAALAGIIITARLNSAEPNAGLDMEMDAITAVIMGGTPLSGGSASLAGTVVAVFLLGMIRNGLTLMSVSSYYQQFITGAILLCAVVSAELRQRRQRIA, from the coding sequence ATGAAAAAACACTTTGCCCGCCATGCCTCCGTCTGGATTTTAGTGGCTTTCTGCCTGCTTCTGGCAGGATTTTTAAGTTTGCGCACCGGTTCCTTTTTTTCCTGGAAAAACGTGGTCAACATCCTGGAGGCCAACTCCTACCGGATGATTCTGGCCGTCGGCATGACCTTTGTGGTGGCCTCCGGGGCCATCGACCTTTCCGTGGGGTCCATCCTCTCTCTCAGCGCCATTGTAATGGCCCAGGCCATGCACGGCGGGTGGAGCGCGGCGCCGTCCGTGGCGGCGGGGATTATTGTGGGCGGGGCCTTAGGCGCGGTCAACGGGACGCTGATCCACCTGAGTCGGATCAACGCGCTGATTATCACCCTGGCCACCTCCTTTCTCTACCGGGGGCTGGCGCTGATGCTGACGCTGGGCGCGCCGGTGACTAAGTTTTCCCAGGCGTTCCGGAGCTTTGGCTGCGGGGACCTCTTTGGCATGGAATCCGGCGTGACCATGGCGGTTTTGCTGATCGCCGCATCCTTTCCCCTGATGTATAAGATGCGCTGGGGCCACTACCTGACGGCGTTGGGAGGCAATCCGGAGGCGCTGAGGCGCAGCGGCGTGGACACGGGGAGATACCGCATCGGCTGCTTTGCCGCCATGGGCGCGCTGGCTGCTTTGGCGGGGATCATCATCACCGCCCGTCTCAATTCCGCCGAGCCCAACGCGGGGCTGGATATGGAGATGGACGCCATCACGGCGGTCATCATGGGCGGCACGCCCCTCTCCGGCGGCAGTGCCTCTTTGGCTGGTACGGTGGTGGCGGTATTCCTGCTGGGCATGATCCGAAACGGCCTCACGCTGATGAGCGTCTCGTCCTATTACCAGCAGTTCATCACCGGAGCGATCCTGCTGTGCGCGGTGGTATCGGCGGAGCTGCGCCAGCGGCGTCAGCGGATCGCCTGA